One Marinibacterium anthonyi genomic region harbors:
- the puuB_1 gene encoding Gamma-glutamylputrescine oxidoreductase, whose amino-acid sequence MAETAENSLYLNKAGPAPAWSRLEDALHVPVAIVGGGLTGLSTALHLAESGVQAAVFEAESPGWGASGRNGGQLNPGLKFDPSWFISRFGEARGREMIGFGWSTVDETVALINRLGIDCDLRRNGTLRAAASARDVASVRRSFDDMTAHAMDVAWLDQADVAALTGHERYPAAFLDRRGGDLNPLLFSRGLAVAAQAAGAKVFGDSRVRSLGKTADGWRLEVNGQTVRADRVLIACNGYADGLWPGLRQASVPVFSSVLASHPLSEDMAKTVMPGRQVLYESGLVTVYYRVDSAGHLIIGGRGPMRPSSDARRMQAIARHAEKLWPGVSRAGWQFAWNGRVSVTPDHLPNIHAPDPSILIAYGYNGRGVALSTALGRHLAACLSGRIAPDDLPLPPSNLRRIPFHRFWPVGVHLTVAASRLRSGFFRQIAK is encoded by the coding sequence ATGGCGGAAACCGCCGAAAATTCACTGTACCTGAACAAGGCGGGTCCTGCGCCCGCCTGGTCCAGGCTGGAAGATGCGCTTCATGTGCCGGTTGCGATCGTGGGCGGGGGTCTTACCGGGCTGTCGACCGCGCTGCACCTGGCCGAATCCGGTGTCCAAGCTGCCGTGTTCGAGGCCGAAAGCCCCGGCTGGGGCGCGTCGGGCCGCAATGGCGGGCAGCTGAACCCGGGACTGAAGTTCGATCCGTCCTGGTTCATCAGCCGCTTCGGCGAGGCCCGGGGCCGCGAGATGATCGGCTTTGGCTGGTCGACGGTCGATGAAACCGTCGCGCTGATCAACCGGCTGGGGATCGACTGCGACCTGCGGCGCAACGGCACCCTGCGGGCCGCGGCGTCTGCAAGGGATGTCGCTTCTGTGCGCCGCAGCTTCGACGACATGACCGCGCACGCCATGGATGTCGCCTGGCTGGACCAGGCGGATGTCGCGGCGCTGACCGGGCATGAACGGTATCCGGCCGCCTTCCTGGATCGCCGCGGCGGCGATCTGAACCCGCTGCTGTTTTCGCGGGGGCTTGCTGTGGCGGCCCAGGCGGCGGGCGCGAAGGTGTTCGGGGACAGCCGTGTCCGGAGCCTTGGGAAAACGGCTGACGGCTGGCGTCTTGAGGTGAACGGGCAGACGGTTCGGGCGGATCGCGTGCTGATCGCCTGCAATGGCTATGCCGACGGCCTCTGGCCCGGGCTCAGGCAGGCGTCGGTGCCGGTCTTCAGTTCGGTGCTGGCGTCGCATCCGCTATCCGAAGACATGGCAAAGACGGTCATGCCGGGCCGGCAAGTGCTGTACGAATCCGGTCTGGTAACGGTCTATTACCGGGTCGACAGCGCGGGCCACCTGATCATCGGCGGACGGGGGCCGATGCGGCCTTCGTCGGATGCGCGGCGAATGCAGGCCATCGCGCGGCATGCGGAAAAGCTCTGGCCAGGGGTCAGCCGCGCGGGCTGGCAATTCGCCTGGAACGGACGGGTGTCGGTGACGCCCGATCACCTGCCCAACATCCATGCGCCGGATCCGTCCATTCTGATCGCTTACGGCTACAACGGTCGCGGTGTTGCCCTGTCGACCGCGCTGGGGCGCCACCTGGCGGCATGCCTGTCCGGACGCATCGCGCCCGACGATCTGCCCCTGCCGCCCAGCAACCTGCGCCGGATCCCGTTCCACCGGTTCTGGCCCGTGGGGGTTCACCTGACGGTTGCGGCGTCGCGCCTGCGCAGCGGTTTTTTCCGTCAAATAGCGAAATAG